Proteins encoded within one genomic window of Streptomyces sp. NBC_01237:
- a CDS encoding isochorismatase family protein, giving the protein MGLPVIASYSMPNRSALPRSYAPWAIDSGRAALLVHDMQNHFVRAFPAQRSPVVELVENIAALRELAGRLGIPVVFGTEPAAQSPDRRGLVADVWGPGIGDEPEDSAIIEPLTPRPGEYVLPHVRPNAFLHSHLGRLLRSKGRDQLILCGVYAQLGVLLTASDAFMNDIQPFVVADAVADFSAEEHSTALRWAARSGVVCTTDGLLRDLRPGADPRNG; this is encoded by the coding sequence ATGGGCTTGCCGGTCATCGCGTCCTACTCCATGCCCAACCGCTCGGCCCTCCCCCGCTCGTACGCCCCCTGGGCCATCGACAGCGGACGCGCCGCGCTGCTGGTCCACGACATGCAGAACCACTTCGTACGCGCCTTCCCCGCGCAACGGTCGCCGGTCGTGGAACTCGTCGAGAACATCGCCGCGCTACGGGAACTCGCCGGCCGGCTCGGCATTCCGGTCGTCTTCGGCACCGAGCCGGCGGCCCAGTCCCCCGACCGGCGCGGGCTCGTCGCCGATGTGTGGGGGCCGGGCATCGGCGACGAGCCCGAGGACTCCGCGATCATCGAGCCCCTCACACCCCGCCCCGGCGAGTACGTACTGCCCCACGTCCGCCCCAACGCCTTCCTCCACAGCCACCTCGGCCGGCTGCTGCGGTCGAAGGGCCGCGACCAGCTGATCCTCTGCGGCGTGTACGCGCAGCTCGGTGTCCTGCTGACCGCGTCGGACGCCTTCATGAACGACATCCAGCCCTTCGTCGTCGCCGACGCCGTGGCCGATTTCTCCGCCGAGGAGCACTCCACGGCCCTACGCTGGGCCGCACGCAGCGGCGTCGTCTGCACGACGGACGGCCTGCTGCGTGATCTGCGGCCGGGCGCGGACCCGCGTAACGGCTGA
- the argB gene encoding acetylglutamate kinase: protein MSSTVGQRVTAVEPPSGHPAAEVLRDRTVVIKFGGNAMVDDTLQQTFARDVVELRRAGVLPVVVHGGGPQISSMLDRLGLEVRFEAGLRVTTPETMDVVRMVLTGRVQRDIVGAINAHGPFGVGMSGEDAHTMIAVRRTAQVDGRPVDIGLVGDIVTVNPETVRALLDQGRIPVVSPVARGTDGQIYNVNADLAASALAVALDAERLVMLTDVEGLYADWPHSTEVIDRLTAAELGELLPRLASGMLPKMEGCLRAVRSGVGRAQVLDGRVPHAVLDGILLERSPGTTVVPDRAPDRSGAPA from the coding sequence ATGAGCAGCACCGTCGGACAGCGGGTCACGGCAGTGGAACCTCCGTCCGGGCATCCTGCCGCGGAAGTGCTGCGGGACCGGACGGTGGTCATCAAGTTCGGCGGCAACGCCATGGTGGACGACACCCTCCAGCAGACGTTCGCACGGGATGTCGTGGAGCTGCGGCGCGCGGGCGTGCTCCCGGTCGTGGTGCACGGCGGCGGACCGCAGATCAGCTCGATGCTCGACCGGCTCGGGCTGGAGGTCCGTTTCGAGGCCGGCCTGCGGGTGACCACCCCGGAGACCATGGACGTGGTCCGGATGGTGCTCACGGGGCGGGTCCAGCGCGACATCGTCGGCGCGATCAACGCGCATGGACCCTTCGGCGTGGGCATGTCGGGCGAGGACGCGCACACCATGATCGCCGTGCGCCGCACCGCGCAGGTGGACGGACGCCCGGTGGACATCGGTCTCGTCGGGGACATCGTGACCGTGAACCCGGAGACCGTACGGGCACTGCTCGACCAGGGCCGCATCCCGGTCGTCTCCCCCGTCGCACGCGGCACGGACGGACAGATCTACAACGTCAACGCCGATCTCGCGGCGTCGGCGCTGGCCGTCGCCCTCGACGCCGAACGGCTCGTGATGCTCACCGACGTCGAGGGGCTGTACGCGGACTGGCCGCACAGCACCGAGGTCATCGACCGCCTGACGGCCGCGGAGTTGGGCGAACTGCTTCCACGGCTCGCCAGCGGGATGCTCCCGAAGATGGAGGGCTGCCTGCGGGCGGTCCGGTCCGGGGTCGGCCGTGCGCAGGTCCTCGACGGCCGGGTGCCGCACGCGGTGCTGGACGGCATCCTGCTGGAGCGGAGCCCCGGCACCACGGTCGTCCCGGACCGGGCACCCGACCGCTCCGGCGCGCCCGCCTAG
- a CDS encoding GNAT family N-acetyltransferase: MTTATPRPVTPLPRPPHPPGPLPLLVRTAEPGDAAALAALSEPFVRSGALRERPSAVYAARAADFFVAEASDGTLEGCLALGVHADAVREGSASGVLYNFCVARHRQGSGLGARLLGAALTGARARSLVALFTATTGSGRLFLRYGFAPAPASAAPASWARTLDSGRGAQILARAL, translated from the coding sequence TTGACCACGGCCACGCCACGCCCCGTCACGCCGCTGCCGCGCCCGCCGCACCCGCCCGGTCCGCTCCCGCTCCTGGTGCGCACCGCGGAGCCCGGGGACGCCGCCGCACTCGCCGCACTCTCCGAGCCGTTCGTCCGCTCGGGCGCACTGCGCGAGCGCCCCTCGGCGGTGTACGCGGCCCGTGCCGCCGACTTCTTCGTGGCCGAGGCGTCCGACGGAACCCTTGAGGGCTGCCTGGCGTTGGGCGTGCACGCCGACGCGGTGCGCGAGGGCAGCGCCTCCGGCGTCCTCTACAACTTCTGTGTCGCCCGGCACCGGCAGGGGAGTGGTCTGGGCGCACGGCTGCTGGGCGCGGCGCTGACCGGCGCGCGGGCCCGGTCGCTCGTGGCGCTGTTCACGGCGACGACCGGCAGCGGCCGCCTCTTCCTCCGGTACGGCTTCGCTCCGGCCCCCGCGAGCGCCGCCCCCGCGTCCTGGGCACGGACCCTCGACTCCGGGCGAGGCGCACAGATACTCGCCCGCGCGCTCTGA
- a CDS encoding 4'-phosphopantetheinyl transferase family protein, giving the protein MTPPAVLGRDPLPEPWVAGAGPMLWSLRVGEYRDRAVARQAVLDGAELARCRAFLRDTDRDRYRVAHVALRQLLGAYLDRDPADVRLTREPCPGCGEPHGRPAVAAGAPHFSHSRDAVLMAFADTPVGVDVEAMPDAGTAAEMGALFHPAERAELAALPYAARPAAVVRCWARKEAYLKGVGIGLGEDLSVTHVGAGSAPAAVPGWTLTDVPAQPGYAAACAIRTADSGTNRS; this is encoded by the coding sequence ATGACGCCCCCGGCGGTCCTGGGCAGGGACCCGTTGCCGGAGCCGTGGGTGGCCGGCGCGGGCCCGATGCTGTGGTCCCTGCGCGTGGGCGAGTACCGGGACCGGGCCGTCGCACGGCAAGCGGTGCTGGACGGTGCGGAGCTGGCGCGCTGCCGGGCCTTCCTGCGCGACACCGACCGCGACCGCTACCGGGTCGCGCATGTGGCGCTGCGACAACTGCTCGGCGCCTACCTCGACCGGGATCCGGCGGACGTACGGCTGACGCGCGAGCCCTGTCCCGGCTGCGGTGAACCGCACGGCCGCCCGGCGGTGGCGGCAGGCGCACCGCACTTCTCCCACTCACGCGACGCCGTCCTGATGGCCTTCGCGGACACTCCGGTCGGCGTCGACGTCGAGGCGATGCCCGATGCCGGGACGGCGGCGGAGATGGGAGCACTGTTCCATCCGGCCGAGCGCGCGGAGCTGGCGGCCCTGCCGTACGCGGCCCGGCCGGCCGCGGTGGTTCGCTGCTGGGCCCGCAAGGAGGCCTATCTCAAGGGCGTCGGCATCGGCCTGGGCGAGGACCTCTCCGTCACACATGTGGGAGCGGGGTCCGCCCCGGCGGCCGTCCCCGGCTGGACGCTCACCGATGTGCCCGCCCAACCGGGCTACGCGGCAGCCTGCGCGATTCGTACGGCGGACTCCGGTACGAACCGCAGCTGA
- a CDS encoding amidohydrolase: MLCTRLTNANILTMDPDRPVAHDLGMWQGRIVGLDEEVTALPAREVVDLQGATVLPGFIDSHVHLAWTGLKASTPSVAPCERIEDVLAAVADAVSRKAPGAWVDLAGYDQRALGRHLTAAELDRVSDGRRVFLMHDSGHACVVNSAVLGLLPADVPRQDGFLVEGAMTAARRLRPAYSQAELADAIEHAGRACLAEGVTACAEAGIGGGLLGHSPVELGAYQLLRDQGRLPLRVQLMAAGDTLRPLTTHRDDGIPRALDLGMRTGFGDDWLSLGALKIYTDGGMMARTAALTTPYEGTTRAGQLQDDPDRLADLIVDGHLAGWQLAVHAIGDRAADLALDALERAQKLRPRPDARHRIEHAGLIRPDQLPRFARLGVSAVIQPNFLRYFGDDYATVMGELRAPWMYRGRGFLDHGVTVVGSSDRPVTDGSPLRAVQFMVERASVSGRLIGPDESVTVDEALRAYTVAGAYACRWDGSAGSLTPGKRADLVVLGDDPTHVDTSRIGDIEVLSTFVDGRDTKQVTRS; the protein is encoded by the coding sequence ATGCTCTGCACACGGCTGACGAACGCCAACATCCTCACCATGGACCCCGACCGCCCCGTCGCCCACGACCTGGGCATGTGGCAGGGCCGGATCGTCGGCCTGGACGAGGAGGTGACCGCGCTTCCCGCGCGTGAGGTCGTCGACCTCCAAGGCGCCACCGTGCTCCCCGGGTTCATCGACAGCCATGTCCACCTCGCCTGGACCGGTCTGAAGGCGAGCACCCCGAGCGTCGCCCCCTGCGAGCGGATCGAGGACGTGCTCGCGGCGGTGGCGGACGCCGTCTCCCGGAAGGCCCCCGGCGCCTGGGTGGACCTGGCGGGCTACGACCAACGGGCCCTGGGACGGCATCTGACCGCCGCCGAGCTGGACCGGGTCAGTGACGGGCGCCGGGTGTTCCTGATGCACGACTCCGGACACGCCTGCGTGGTCAACAGCGCTGTGCTCGGCCTGTTGCCGGCCGACGTGCCGCGCCAGGACGGGTTCCTGGTGGAGGGCGCCATGACCGCCGCCCGGCGGCTGCGTCCGGCGTACTCCCAGGCCGAACTCGCCGACGCGATCGAGCACGCGGGCCGCGCCTGCCTCGCCGAAGGCGTGACCGCCTGCGCCGAGGCGGGCATCGGCGGCGGACTGCTGGGCCACAGCCCGGTCGAGCTCGGCGCCTACCAACTGCTCAGGGACCAGGGCCGGTTGCCTCTCCGGGTCCAGCTCATGGCGGCCGGTGACACCCTGCGGCCGCTCACCACGCATCGGGACGACGGCATCCCGCGCGCCCTCGACCTCGGAATGCGCACCGGCTTCGGCGACGACTGGCTCTCGCTGGGCGCGCTCAAGATCTACACCGACGGCGGCATGATGGCGCGTACGGCGGCGCTCACCACCCCGTACGAGGGCACGACCCGGGCCGGACAGCTCCAGGACGACCCCGACCGCCTCGCGGACCTCATCGTGGACGGGCACCTCGCCGGGTGGCAGCTCGCCGTCCACGCCATCGGCGACCGCGCCGCGGACCTCGCGCTGGACGCTCTGGAGCGGGCGCAGAAGCTACGGCCGCGCCCGGACGCGCGGCACCGCATCGAGCACGCCGGGCTGATCCGCCCCGACCAGCTCCCACGCTTCGCGCGGCTCGGCGTCAGCGCGGTGATCCAGCCGAACTTCCTGCGCTACTTCGGCGACGACTACGCGACGGTCATGGGGGAGCTGCGGGCCCCGTGGATGTACCGGGGCCGTGGGTTCCTCGACCACGGTGTCACGGTCGTGGGCAGCTCCGACCGGCCCGTCACGGACGGATCGCCGCTGCGCGCGGTCCAGTTCATGGTCGAGCGCGCCTCCGTCTCGGGCCGGCTGATAGGCCCGGACGAGAGCGTCACCGTCGACGAGGCGCTGCGCGCCTATACGGTCGCCGGTGCGTACGCCTGCCGCTGGGACGGCAGCGCAGGCAGCCTCACACCGGGGAAGCGGGCCGATCTCGTGGTGCTGGGCGATGATCCGACGCATGTCGACACCTCCCGGATCGGGGACATCGAGGTCCTGTCGACCTTCGTGGACGGCCGCGACACGAAGCAGGTGACGCGGTCGTGA
- a CDS encoding ABC transporter ATP-binding protein: MTEKTASHATTTSHVSAAAATRTASGTSVAAATTADASGTKQPGPRLRAEDLTLSYDQRTVATHLGVDIPDNSFTVIIGPNACGKSTLLKALARMLKPRAGQVQLDGAPIGSYRSREVARRLGLLPQSSTAPGGITVGDLVARGRYPHQGMLKQWSAEDEAAVVGAMEQTGVLDLADRSVDDLSGGQRQRVWLSMVLAQQTSILLLDEPTTFLDIAHQVEVLDLCADLHARKGHTVVAVLHDLNQACRYATHLIVMRPGGTVAAEGDPATVMTAELVEDVFGLPCRIIDDPETGSPLMVPAAPRRYVPQDSKAEHGAPEDRTGRTSITDTVMAETS; encoded by the coding sequence ATGACCGAGAAGACCGCATCACACGCAACGACTACCTCACACGTATCGGCCGCCGCGGCCACGAGAACCGCATCGGGCACGTCCGTCGCAGCGGCCACGACGGCCGACGCGTCAGGCACGAAACAGCCCGGTCCCCGCCTGCGTGCCGAGGACCTGACACTGTCCTACGACCAGCGGACCGTGGCCACCCACCTCGGCGTGGACATTCCCGACAACTCCTTCACCGTGATCATCGGACCGAACGCCTGCGGGAAGTCCACCCTCCTCAAGGCACTCGCCCGGATGCTCAAACCCCGGGCCGGGCAGGTCCAGCTGGACGGAGCGCCCATCGGCTCCTACCGGTCGCGCGAGGTCGCCCGTCGGCTGGGGCTGCTGCCGCAGTCCTCGACAGCGCCCGGCGGCATCACGGTCGGTGACCTCGTGGCCCGGGGCCGCTACCCGCACCAGGGGATGCTGAAGCAGTGGTCCGCGGAGGACGAGGCGGCCGTCGTCGGGGCGATGGAGCAGACCGGCGTGCTGGACCTGGCCGACCGCTCCGTCGACGATCTCTCCGGTGGGCAACGCCAGCGCGTCTGGCTCTCGATGGTGCTCGCGCAGCAGACCTCCATCCTGCTCCTGGACGAACCCACCACGTTCCTCGACATCGCCCACCAGGTCGAGGTGCTCGACCTCTGTGCCGACCTGCACGCCCGCAAGGGGCACACCGTCGTCGCGGTCCTCCACGACCTCAACCAGGCGTGCCGCTACGCCACCCACCTCATCGTGATGCGCCCCGGCGGGACGGTGGCGGCCGAGGGCGACCCGGCCACCGTCATGACGGCCGAGCTGGTCGAGGACGTCTTCGGGCTGCCGTGCCGGATCATCGACGATCCCGAGACCGGCTCCCCGCTGATGGTGCCCGCGGCGCCGCGACGGTACGTGCCCCAGGACAGTAAGGCCGAGCACGGCGCGCCCGAGGACCGTACGGGCAGGACCTCCATCACCGACACCGTGATGGCCGAGACCAGCTAG
- a CDS encoding FecCD family ABC transporter permease: MVLRTRAGGMSVRLQGRTLAVTGVVLVALIVVMLVTLTTGDFELSVGEVLRAVVGNGSGGADFIVNTLRMPRLLTALCVGAALAVSGAILQSLTGNSLGSPDIIGFTNGSAVGALVVIIVLHGSMTQIAVGALIGGLATAAAIYLLMLGRGLQGFRLVVVGIGVSALLLSVNSYLITRATWQEALEAQAWLIGSLSNRGWPHANAILAAVAVLLPLALFFSRRLSMVEMGDVTATALGVNVARTRAVLLLISVALAAFATAVTGPIWFVALAAPQLARRLTRSSGPGLMSAALMGALLLAASDLVAQRVFAPALLPVGTATGTLGGLYLIWLLINESRKSRA, from the coding sequence ATGGTCCTGCGCACCCGGGCCGGGGGAATGTCCGTACGGCTCCAGGGCCGCACCCTGGCCGTGACGGGTGTGGTGCTCGTCGCGCTCATCGTGGTCATGCTCGTCACGCTCACCACCGGCGACTTCGAACTGTCCGTCGGTGAAGTCCTCCGGGCCGTGGTGGGCAACGGATCGGGCGGCGCCGACTTCATCGTCAACACCCTGCGTATGCCCCGTCTGCTGACCGCGCTGTGCGTGGGCGCCGCCCTGGCGGTCAGCGGCGCCATCCTGCAGAGCCTGACCGGCAACTCCCTCGGCAGCCCCGACATCATCGGCTTCACCAACGGCTCGGCGGTCGGGGCGCTCGTCGTCATCATCGTGCTGCACGGCAGCATGACGCAGATCGCGGTGGGCGCGCTGATCGGCGGCCTCGCCACCGCCGCCGCCATCTATCTCCTCATGCTGGGCAGGGGGTTGCAGGGCTTCCGGCTGGTCGTCGTGGGCATCGGCGTGAGCGCCCTGCTGCTCTCCGTCAACTCGTACCTGATCACCCGGGCCACCTGGCAGGAGGCCCTGGAGGCGCAGGCGTGGCTGATCGGAAGCCTGAGCAACCGGGGCTGGCCGCACGCGAACGCCATCCTGGCCGCCGTCGCCGTACTGCTCCCGCTCGCCCTCTTCTTCTCCCGCCGGCTCTCCATGGTGGAGATGGGGGATGTCACCGCGACGGCGCTCGGGGTCAACGTGGCGCGTACACGCGCGGTGCTGCTCCTCATCAGTGTCGCGCTCGCCGCGTTCGCCACGGCCGTGACCGGCCCCATCTGGTTCGTGGCGCTGGCGGCCCCCCAGCTGGCCCGCCGGCTCACCCGGTCCTCCGGTCCGGGACTGATGTCCGCCGCGCTCATGGGCGCGCTGCTGCTCGCCGCGAGCGACCTGGTGGCCCAGCGTGTCTTCGCCCCGGCACTCCTTCCGGTGGGCACGGCGACCGGGACCCTCGGCGGGCTGTACCTCATCTGGCTGCTGATCAACGAGTCGCGAAAGAGCCGCGCATGA
- a CDS encoding FecCD family ABC transporter permease yields the protein MTALRGVGLLAALGALVLVGLLSVWVGTRGIPFTSTWNVLWNPDGSETSIIIHDYRIPRTLLGLLVGMALGLSGALMQALTRNPLADPGLLGISLGASAGVVVAIAFLGMGSVLGYVWFAFIGAAVASVVVYLLGASGRKVATPDRLVVAGAALTAVLYAFNSAVLLLNPRAFDQFRFWTVGSLAGRYYDVIQVILPFVAVGVLIALGLAPSLNALGLGDEVSRALGLNVGRTRALGAVAVMLLCGAATAAAGPIGFVGLAVPHVARFVVGPDQRWVLAYSMLLAPILLIGADVLGRVLGSPGEVQVGIITAFLGAPLFIALCRRRKLVML from the coding sequence GTGACGGCGCTGCGGGGCGTGGGCCTGCTCGCGGCGCTCGGTGCCCTGGTCCTGGTCGGACTTCTCAGCGTGTGGGTGGGGACGCGGGGCATCCCGTTCACCTCCACCTGGAACGTGCTGTGGAATCCCGACGGCTCCGAGACCTCGATCATCATCCATGACTACCGCATCCCCAGGACCCTTCTGGGCCTTCTGGTCGGAATGGCACTCGGTCTGTCCGGGGCGCTGATGCAGGCCCTGACCCGCAACCCGCTCGCCGACCCGGGACTGCTCGGCATCAGCCTGGGCGCCTCCGCCGGAGTGGTCGTGGCCATCGCCTTCCTCGGCATGGGCTCGGTCCTCGGCTATGTGTGGTTCGCCTTCATCGGAGCGGCCGTGGCGTCGGTGGTGGTGTATCTGCTGGGCGCCTCGGGCCGCAAGGTGGCCACGCCCGACCGGCTGGTCGTCGCCGGAGCGGCGTTGACCGCGGTGCTCTACGCCTTCAACTCGGCCGTGCTGCTGCTCAACCCGCGCGCATTCGACCAGTTCCGGTTCTGGACGGTGGGCTCCCTCGCGGGCCGGTACTACGACGTCATCCAGGTCATCCTGCCGTTCGTCGCCGTCGGCGTCCTGATCGCCCTCGGCCTCGCCCCGTCGCTCAACGCCCTGGGGCTCGGCGACGAGGTGAGCCGTGCCCTGGGGTTGAACGTCGGCCGGACCCGGGCGCTGGGCGCGGTCGCGGTCATGCTGCTGTGCGGCGCCGCCACCGCCGCGGCGGGGCCGATCGGCTTCGTCGGGCTCGCCGTGCCGCACGTCGCCCGGTTCGTCGTCGGCCCCGACCAACGGTGGGTGCTGGCCTACTCGATGCTGCTCGCGCCGATCCTGCTCATCGGAGCCGATGTCCTCGGGCGGGTGCTGGGCTCGCCGGGCGAGGTCCAGGTCGGCATCATCACCGCGTTTCTCGGTGCGCCGCTGTTCATCGCGCTGTGCCGCCGTCGAAAGCTGGTCATGCTGTGA
- a CDS encoding ABC transporter ATP-binding protein, whose amino-acid sequence MPVGGPTGGHVLREAIRGQRRRVVSASLLGMTHQGCEALVPVVIGAAIDTAVATGSSGALLKWLLVLAALFLVLSTCYRTSARIAEGAGEHAAHRLRLELGARVLDPRGGADTNRLPGALTSIATNDARRVGSVATVLAYGLAAVAALTVSAVALLRISVPLGLLVLLGIPPLLWLGHRISRPLERRSETEQERAAHASGVAADLVAGLRVLKGMGAESAAVSRYRTTSQDSLAAALRAARSRAGHEGAVLALTGVFIAVIGIVGAYLAMRGTISVGELVAAVGLAQFLLGPFQLLTYVNAEFAQGRASARRIAEVLASPAAVEGGHAEPSGRTAVHIRLRGVSLGALRGVDLDIAAGSLTGVVTRDPAAANDLLRCLAREADPAEGVIELDGVPLTELDPDGLRRSVLVAHHDADLFESSLLDNVRAGAGSTAVVGTSTATDGTSRAVDSAPTAVDDALAASTADEVARLLPDGADTLLAERGRSLSGGQRQRVALARALAADRPVLVLHDPTTAVDTVTESRIAARLRTVRRGRTTVLVTTSPALLAVTDRVVVLEEGTVTTTGHHAELVADETYRATVLA is encoded by the coding sequence ATGCCAGTTGGAGGACCGACCGGGGGCCATGTCCTCCGCGAAGCGATCAGAGGCCAACGCCGCCGCGTGGTCTCGGCATCGCTGCTCGGCATGACGCACCAGGGCTGTGAGGCTCTGGTGCCGGTGGTCATCGGGGCAGCCATCGACACGGCGGTGGCGACCGGTTCCTCCGGGGCGCTGCTGAAGTGGCTGCTGGTGCTCGCGGCGCTCTTCCTCGTGCTGTCCACGTGTTACCGGACCAGCGCCCGGATCGCCGAGGGAGCGGGCGAACACGCCGCGCACCGGCTCCGGCTGGAGCTCGGCGCCCGGGTGCTCGACCCGCGCGGCGGCGCCGACACGAACCGGCTGCCGGGCGCGCTGACCAGCATCGCCACCAACGACGCCCGCCGGGTGGGCTCGGTCGCGACCGTCCTGGCGTACGGCCTGGCGGCGGTGGCCGCCCTGACGGTCAGCGCGGTGGCGCTGCTGCGGATCTCCGTGCCGCTCGGGCTGCTCGTCCTGCTCGGCATCCCCCCGCTGCTCTGGCTCGGGCACCGCATCAGCCGGCCCCTCGAACGCCGCAGCGAGACCGAGCAGGAGCGTGCCGCACACGCCTCCGGAGTCGCCGCCGACCTGGTCGCCGGGCTGCGGGTCCTCAAGGGCATGGGCGCCGAGTCGGCCGCCGTGTCCCGCTACCGCACGACCAGCCAGGACTCGCTCGCCGCGGCACTGCGGGCGGCCCGCAGCCGGGCCGGACACGAGGGCGCCGTCCTCGCCCTGACCGGCGTCTTCATCGCGGTCATCGGCATCGTGGGCGCCTACCTCGCGATGCGCGGCACCATCAGCGTCGGTGAGCTGGTGGCGGCGGTCGGTCTCGCGCAGTTCCTCCTCGGCCCGTTCCAGCTGCTCACCTACGTCAACGCGGAGTTCGCCCAGGGACGCGCCTCCGCACGCCGGATCGCCGAGGTCCTGGCCTCGCCCGCGGCCGTGGAGGGCGGACACGCGGAACCGTCCGGACGGACCGCCGTCCACATCCGGCTGCGCGGGGTGTCCCTGGGCGCGCTGCGGGGAGTCGACCTCGACATCGCGGCCGGCAGCCTGACCGGGGTCGTCACCAGGGACCCGGCCGCCGCGAACGACCTTCTGCGCTGCCTCGCCAGGGAGGCGGACCCGGCCGAGGGCGTGATCGAACTCGACGGCGTACCGCTGACCGAGCTCGATCCCGACGGGCTGCGCCGCTCCGTCCTGGTGGCCCACCACGACGCCGACCTGTTCGAGAGCAGCCTGCTGGACAATGTGAGGGCCGGGGCCGGTTCGACCGCGGTGGTCGGCACCTCCACCGCCACGGACGGCACCTCCCGCGCCGTGGACAGTGCCCCCACCGCCGTGGACGACGCCCTCGCCGCCTCCACCGCGGACGAGGTGGCACGGCTGCTTCCCGACGGGGCGGACACGCTGCTCGCCGAACGCGGCCGGTCCCTGTCCGGTGGACAGCGCCAGCGGGTCGCGCTCGCCCGCGCACTCGCCGCCGACCGGCCGGTGCTGGTCCTGCACGACCCGACGACCGCCGTGGACACCGTCACCGAGTCCCGGATCGCCGCGCGGCTGCGCACGGTCCGCCGGGGCCGTACCACTGTCCTGGTCACCACCAGTCCGGCTCTGCTCGCCGTGACCGACCGGGTGGTCGTCCTCGAAGAGGGCACCGTGACCACCACGGGCCACCACGCCGAACTCGTCGCCGACGAGACCTACCGAGCGACGGTGCTGGCATGA